Within Stella humosa, the genomic segment CAACCAGGCGCTGGCGAGCAAGGTCGAGGAGCTGTCGCGCTATCGCTCGGAATTCTTCGGTCGCATGCGCACGTTGCTGGCCGACCGCCCGGATGTGGAGATCGTCGGCGACCGCTTCGTCTTCCCGGCCGAGGTCCTGTTCGCCGTCGGCTCCCCCGACCTCAACGAAACCGGCAAGGCGCGGATGGCCGACCTGGCGCGGACGCTCAAGGACATCGCCGCCACCATCCCGCCCGACCTGCCCTGGATCCTGCGCGTGGACGGCCACACCGACCGCTCGCGCGTGCGCTCGCCGATCTTCCGCAACAACTGGGACCTGTCGGCGGCGCGCGCCATCAACGTGGTGCAGTTCCTGATCGAGCAGGGCATTCCGGCCAACCGCCTGGCGGCCACCGGCTTCGGCGAATTCCAGCCGATCGACCCCGGCGGCAGCGAGCAGGCCTTCACCCGCAACCGCCGAATCGAGATGAAGCTGACCGAGCGGTAGGGCGCGCTTACGCCGCCGCGGCCGGAATGGCCACGCCGAGATCAGCCGACAGCACGTCCTCCAACACTTCGTTCCCGCGGGTGGAAACCCAGCGCCCACCCGCCTCGTCCGGCGCGAAGTGCCAGGCGCCGGAGCGCGGCGAGGACAGCCAGATCTCGCGGTTGGGGGCGTGCTTGTTGACGACGAAGGTGCCGGTGTCATCGACCTCGATGGTCAGGATGCCGTCGCGCAGCTCGCAGTCGGCGTCCGGGCAGGCGCCCTCGATCGCGTCCATCAGGTGGCGCAGGGTACGCTCGGCCAGGGCCGAGAAGGTGCGTTCGTCGATGGCCATGGCGGGTCTCCTGGCATCCGGAATCGGGGCCGGCACCATAGGGCGGCGGCGCGCGCCTTGCATCCCCGGCGGGCTTCCGATATAAGCGCGCGCTTCCGAGGAGCCCCACATGAAGCCCAACATCCATCCCGACTATCACGAGATCACGATCATCGAGACCGATGGATCGACCTTCACCACCCGGTCGACCTGGGGCAAGGCGGGGGATTCGATGCGGCTCGACGTCGACACCAAGTCCCACCCGGCGTGGACCGGCGGCCAGGCGCGCCTGAACGACGCCGGCGGCCAGCTCGCCCGCTTCAACAAGCGGTTCGCCGGCATGGGCCTGCGCACCGGCCCGGACGCCAACAAGGCCTGATACCGCCTGGCGGCGGCCCTTTCGAGGGGCCGCCGCCAAGGTGTTGAAAGGGTCTTGAACGGCCCGGTCGTCTTCCTATCTCCTGTGAGTGTCGGGCGCCCCTCGGGGGCCCGGCAGACCAGATCCAGCCCGATGTCGGGTGGATCGACGTCCCTTTGCTCATTGAGGATGTGGACATGACGAATTTCGACTTTGCGCCGCTGTTCCGTTCCACGGTCGGCTTCGACCGCATGATGCGGCTGCTTGAGACCCAGGCCGGCGAAGCGCCGTCCTACCCCCCCTACAATATCGAGAAGACCGGCGACGACGCCTACCGCATCACCATGGCGGTGGCAGGCTTTGCGGCCGCCGACCTTGAGGTCGTGGTGCGCGAGAACACGCTGACGGTGGTCGGCCGCGGCACGCCCGACGCCGATGGCACCAAGTTCCTGCATCGCGGCATCGCGCGCCGTGCCTTCGAGCGCCGGTTCGAGCTGGCCGATTCGATCAAGGTCGTGGGCTCGGCGCTGGACAACGGCCTGCTCCATATCGAGTTGAAGCGCGAGATTCCGGAATCCGCCAAGCCGCGGACCATTCCGATCGCCGCTGCCAACCAGCCGCAGGCCTACATCGACCAGAAGGCCGCCTGAACGTCCCTGCGGACGCATCAAGCGCGCTGACGACTGCCCCGCCCGGGATCGCCCGGGCGGGGTTTTCTCATTCCAGGGGGACGGCGATGGCGGCAAGCGCCGCGCGCATCGCGGGCGGGATCGGCGTCGGGCGCCGGCTCTCGCGGTCGACGAAGACATGGACGAAATGGCCCTCGGCCGCCGCCTCGTCGTCGCCCGCGCGGAACAGGCCGATCTCGTAGCGGACGCTGGAATTGCCGAGCCGGCCGACGCGCAGGCCGGCGTCGATGACCTCGGGATAGGCCAGCGCCTTGCGGAAGCGGCACATGCTCTCGGCCACGATGCCGATGACCGGACCGGCGGCGAAATCGAGCCCGCCCGCATGCACGAGGTAGAGGTTCACGACGGTGTCGAAGTACGAATAGTAGACGACGTTGTTCACGTGCCCATAGACGTCGTTGTCCATCCAGCGCGTCGGCACCTGGCGAAAATGGCCGTAGCCGTCCCGCCGCCCGATTCCCGTTTCGGCCATGCCTCGCCCCTCTAGAAGATTTCGGCCAGCGCCGACAGGGTCTCGTCCGGCCGCTCGGTCATGATCATGTGGCCCGCCCCCGCCAGGACGACCGTGCGGGCGCCCGCAATCGCCTGGCCCAACGGCCGCGCCCGGCCGGCCGGCGTCATCCGGTCCTCGGCCCCCAGCAGCAGCAGGGTCGGGCAGGCGACGGCAGCGGCCGCCGCGAGCGCCCCGCCATAGGCAGCGCAGGCCTCCAGGTCGGTCGCCAGGGTCTCCGGGTCGGCCTCGCCGATCAGGCGGATGCCGCCCGCCACCATCCACAGGCCGGGCGCGCGGTGGCCGCCCAACTGGGCACGCGGGCCGAAACCCCAGGAGCTCATCAGTTCCGGCGCCAGGGGGCCGCCGGCACGGGCGGCCGCCACGAGGTCGGGATGGACCGGCATGTCCGGGGTGACGCCCAGCAGCGCCAGCGCACGGAAGCGGTCGGGAGCGGCGG encodes:
- the rpmE gene encoding 50S ribosomal protein L31, with product MKPNIHPDYHEITIIETDGSTFTTRSTWGKAGDSMRLDVDTKSHPAWTGGQARLNDAGGQLARFNKRFAGMGLRTGPDANKA
- a CDS encoding acyl-CoA thioesterase — translated: MAETGIGRRDGYGHFRQVPTRWMDNDVYGHVNNVVYYSYFDTVVNLYLVHAGGLDFAAGPVIGIVAESMCRFRKALAYPEVIDAGLRVGRLGNSSVRYEIGLFRAGDDEAAAEGHFVHVFVDRESRRPTPIPPAMRAALAAIAVPLE
- a CDS encoding Hsp20 family protein; amino-acid sequence: MTNFDFAPLFRSTVGFDRMMRLLETQAGEAPSYPPYNIEKTGDDAYRITMAVAGFAAADLEVVVRENTLTVVGRGTPDADGTKFLHRGIARRAFERRFELADSIKVVGSALDNGLLHIELKREIPESAKPRTIPIAAANQPQAYIDQKAA
- the cyaY gene encoding iron donor protein CyaY — protein: MAIDERTFSALAERTLRHLMDAIEGACPDADCELRDGILTIEVDDTGTFVVNKHAPNREIWLSSPRSGAWHFAPDEAGGRWVSTRGNEVLEDVLSADLGVAIPAAAA
- a CDS encoding alpha/beta fold hydrolase, coding for MDLLVDGRRVFAATGGKPFDPARAPVLLLHGAGMDHTAWGLQTRWLAHHGRSVLAVDLPGHGRSAGPGLASIPDMGRWVLALLDAAGADRVAIGGHSMGALVALAGVAAAPDRFRALALLGVTPDMPVHPDLVAAARAGGPLAPELMSSWGFGPRAQLGGHRAPGLWMVAGGIRLIGEADPETLATDLEACAAYGGALAAAAAVACPTLLLLGAEDRMTPAGRARPLGQAIAGARTVVLAGAGHMIMTERPDETLSALAEIF